A section of the Larus michahellis chromosome 1, bLarMic1.1, whole genome shotgun sequence genome encodes:
- the RBM17 gene encoding splicing factor 45 isoform X1, giving the protein MSLYDDLGVETSDSKTEGWSKNFKLLQSQLQVKKAALTQAKSQRTKQTTVLAPVIDLKRGSSSDERQIVDTPPHVAAGLKDPVPSGFSAGDVLIPLADEYDPMFPNDYEKVVKRQREERQRQRELERQKEIEEREKRRKDRHEASGFSRRPDPDSDEDEDYERERRKRSMGGAAIAPPTSLVEKDKEPVASFPFEEESRPRAPSSKAAIPPPVYDEPERPRSPTGPSNSFLANMGGTVAHKIMQKYGFREGQGLGKHEQGLSTALSVEKTSKRGGKIIVGDSTEKETGKKADSNPLTEILKCPTKVVLLRNMVGAGEVDEDLEVETKEECEKYGKVGKCVIFEIPGAPDDEAVRIFLEFERVESAIKAVVDLNGRYFGGRVVKACFYNLDKFRVLDLAEQV; this is encoded by the exons ATGTCACTTTACGATGACTTGGGAGTTGAGACCAGCGATTCTAAAACAGAAGGCTGGTCCAAAAATTTCAAACTACTACAGTCTCAATTGCAGGTGAAGAAAGCAGCTCTCACACAAGCAAAG AgtcaaagaacaaaacaaacaacagtcCTTGCTCCAGTGATTGACCTGAAACGAGGTAGCTCTTCTGATGAGAGACAGATTGTGGACACACCTCCTCATGTAGCAGCTGGGTTAAAG gatcCTGTACCTAGTGGTTTTTCTGCAGGAGATGTGTTGATTCCTTTGGCAGATGAGTATGATCCTATGTTCCCAAACGACTACGAAAAAGTGGTGAAACGTCAAAGAGAGGAACGACAGAGGCAGCGTGAGCTGGAGAGGCAAAAGGAgattgaagaaagagaaaa AAGACGTAAAGACAGACATGAAGCCAGTGGGTTTTCAAGACGACCAGATCCAGATTCTGATGAAGATGAAGATTATGAAAGGGAGAGACGAAAAAGAA GTATGGGAGGAGCTGCCATTGCACCACCCACTTCTCTTGTTGAGAAGGACAAAGAAC ctgtagcATCATTTCCATTTGAAGAGGAGTCGAGACCTCGGGCACCATCTTCCAAAGCAGCTATTCCTCCTCCAGTGTATGATGAGCCAGAAAGACCTCGTTCCCCCACGGGACCTAGCAACTCTTTCCTTGCCAACATGGG cgGGACAGTAGCTCATAAAATCATGCAGAAGTATGGTTTCAGAGAGGGCCAGGGGCTGGGAAAGCATGAACAGGGGCTGAGCACAGCACTGTCAGTGGAGAAAACAAGCAAGAGAGGTGGCAAGATCATTGTTGGCGATTCTACAGAGAAAG AAACAGGCAAGAAAGCAGATTCTAACCCACTGACCGAGATACTGAAATGCCCAACTAAAGTGGTCTTACTAAGG AACATGGTAGGTGCTGGGGAGGTGGACGAAGATCTAGAAGTTGAAACTAAGGAGGAATGCGAGAAATACGGCAAGGTTGGGAAATGTGTCATCTTTGAG attccTGGTGCCCCTGATGATGAAGCTGTAAGAATATTTTTAGAGTTTGAACGGGTTGAATCTGCCATCAAAG CTGTAGTGGATCTAAACGGAAGATACTTTGGAGGCCGAGTTGTGAAGGCTTGTTTCTACAACCTGGACAAGTTCAGAGTACTGGATCTGGCAGAgcaagtttga
- the RBM17 gene encoding splicing factor 45 isoform X2, giving the protein MSLYDDLGVETSDSKTEGWSKNFKLLQSQLQVKKAALTQAKSQRTKQTTVLAPVIDLKRGSSSDERQIVDTPPHVAAGLKDPVPSGFSAGDVLIPLADEYDPMFPNDYEKVVKRQREERQRQRELERQKEIEEREKRKDRHEASGFSRRPDPDSDEDEDYERERRKRSMGGAAIAPPTSLVEKDKEPVASFPFEEESRPRAPSSKAAIPPPVYDEPERPRSPTGPSNSFLANMGGTVAHKIMQKYGFREGQGLGKHEQGLSTALSVEKTSKRGGKIIVGDSTEKETGKKADSNPLTEILKCPTKVVLLRNMVGAGEVDEDLEVETKEECEKYGKVGKCVIFEIPGAPDDEAVRIFLEFERVESAIKAVVDLNGRYFGGRVVKACFYNLDKFRVLDLAEQV; this is encoded by the exons ATGTCACTTTACGATGACTTGGGAGTTGAGACCAGCGATTCTAAAACAGAAGGCTGGTCCAAAAATTTCAAACTACTACAGTCTCAATTGCAGGTGAAGAAAGCAGCTCTCACACAAGCAAAG AgtcaaagaacaaaacaaacaacagtcCTTGCTCCAGTGATTGACCTGAAACGAGGTAGCTCTTCTGATGAGAGACAGATTGTGGACACACCTCCTCATGTAGCAGCTGGGTTAAAG gatcCTGTACCTAGTGGTTTTTCTGCAGGAGATGTGTTGATTCCTTTGGCAGATGAGTATGATCCTATGTTCCCAAACGACTACGAAAAAGTGGTGAAACGTCAAAGAGAGGAACGACAGAGGCAGCGTGAGCTGGAGAGGCAAAAGGAgattgaagaaagagaaaa ACGTAAAGACAGACATGAAGCCAGTGGGTTTTCAAGACGACCAGATCCAGATTCTGATGAAGATGAAGATTATGAAAGGGAGAGACGAAAAAGAA GTATGGGAGGAGCTGCCATTGCACCACCCACTTCTCTTGTTGAGAAGGACAAAGAAC ctgtagcATCATTTCCATTTGAAGAGGAGTCGAGACCTCGGGCACCATCTTCCAAAGCAGCTATTCCTCCTCCAGTGTATGATGAGCCAGAAAGACCTCGTTCCCCCACGGGACCTAGCAACTCTTTCCTTGCCAACATGGG cgGGACAGTAGCTCATAAAATCATGCAGAAGTATGGTTTCAGAGAGGGCCAGGGGCTGGGAAAGCATGAACAGGGGCTGAGCACAGCACTGTCAGTGGAGAAAACAAGCAAGAGAGGTGGCAAGATCATTGTTGGCGATTCTACAGAGAAAG AAACAGGCAAGAAAGCAGATTCTAACCCACTGACCGAGATACTGAAATGCCCAACTAAAGTGGTCTTACTAAGG AACATGGTAGGTGCTGGGGAGGTGGACGAAGATCTAGAAGTTGAAACTAAGGAGGAATGCGAGAAATACGGCAAGGTTGGGAAATGTGTCATCTTTGAG attccTGGTGCCCCTGATGATGAAGCTGTAAGAATATTTTTAGAGTTTGAACGGGTTGAATCTGCCATCAAAG CTGTAGTGGATCTAAACGGAAGATACTTTGGAGGCCGAGTTGTGAAGGCTTGTTTCTACAACCTGGACAAGTTCAGAGTACTGGATCTGGCAGAgcaagtttga